In Lacrimispora indolis DSM 755, a genomic segment contains:
- a CDS encoding JAB domain-containing protein: MKNATQEEKVIGMMKRPIPKKRVGIIKLKMIRDGTAVYGTERFHEAKEAVDMVRPLFEYSDREMMMVMSLDSAMTPIALEIIAVGGLSSCGIDPRDLFKHAILSNASKIICFHNHPSGEPKPSREDSLITGRIKEAGVLLGIELLDHIVIGSEGRYVSFREERIEPFGIGGVA; encoded by the coding sequence ATGAAGAATGCAACGCAGGAAGAAAAGGTAATCGGTATGATGAAGCGACCTATTCCTAAGAAGAGAGTAGGAATCATAAAGCTTAAAATGATTCGGGATGGAACTGCCGTTTATGGAACTGAACGTTTTCATGAAGCAAAAGAGGCAGTGGATATGGTGAGGCCTCTCTTTGAATATTCAGATCGTGAGATGATGATGGTAATGTCATTGGATTCAGCAATGACGCCCATCGCTTTGGAAATCATCGCAGTGGGAGGCTTGAGCTCATGTGGGATAGATCCAAGGGATTTATTTAAACATGCCATTCTTTCAAATGCTTCAAAAATTATTTGCTTTCACAATCATCCTTCTGGAGAGCCGAAGCCAAGTCGAGAGGATTCTCTTATTACAGGTCGGATTAAGGAAGCCGGAGTATTGCTGGGAATCGAATTGCTTGACCATATTGTGATTGGTTCAGAGGGCAGATATGTAAGCTTCCGGGAAGAAAGGATTGAGCCTTTTGGAATTGGGGGTGTGGCATGA